The genomic stretch CAAATAGTAATTTAGGGAGTTGCGCTGCCAATCTGCTGGGAAAAGGTTTTCATTATATCCAATTTTGTCTTTGATTGTTGATGCATATTAATATGAGTTAACTATTTAGATGCACACATTATTGTTGTCATgataccaacaaaaaaaaaaatatatatatatagttacaaTACCCGCCTTAAGTATTACACCAATACTTAAACAATACAACAGCAACAACCTGAAGCATCAGGGAAAGTAAAGGAAGAACAGATGACAGAACGTGGAATATAAGAGCACTTGTATTTGTATCGTGCATATGAGTGGAAGCTCACACATAGAAGTTAATACTCAGTAATATGGCTCTTATTATAACACTGTCATTATTAAAGCGTCTGTACTAATAAATGAGggtattttatcatttttaaagGCAGGGTATGACAATAATGACCAACACCAGCACTCAGTGTTCTTAATTTCTTATTGTTCTTGTTCAGGAGTTCTTGCCCCAACTGGAGGATACAGGAGGCACTAACGGTAATTCTATGTTTTCATACTGCGAACCAGAATGGccagttttatattttaaacagtGGTATATACGCAATGTATAATCTTCAGTCTTACTATCTTTACACTATTCAATTTAGGAACCAGATCGATGTGAGTTTAGTCTCTTGTTAAATATGCACTATTTTTGAGTGACCTCTTACCTTTTACCTCAGATATCAAAGAGCTAATGCGGGAACAAGGACGCAATAATGTGATTGTTACATCAGCCCACCGGGAGATCCTACGCCAGAGGTCCCAGGACACCATTCGTAAGTCAGCTACTATTCTGTGACCATAAATAAGCATCATACACACTGAACACGTCTAATCCTGCCAGCATGGAAACGAGCCACACTCAGGAGACCAGGCTATGAGAATACCAATACTGGGACATTCCAGGATAGACATGGCTCTTAAACTGTATTATAGTGTATGCATCCACATTTAGAATAATAGAATAGACGCTCTGAGTATGTGTTAAAGCTTTCCAAAGTGCATTTGCATCTAATCTTTCAGCATTTGAAACttatatttaccttttttactgTACAGGGGCTCCCAGTGTGATTCACTCCTGCATTGCTGCTGCGCTGGGAGGAGACTTCCCAGGTCTTATGGGAGTATCTGGAATGTCAGCTGGATTTGGAGAACCTGGAGTCTGCTTGTCAATCCCCCCTTCACCCTCCAGTCAAGAAGATGGAGGCGAGAAGGAACAGTTGCAGGAATTGGAGGAGTTACCAGAACAACTGTCTCAACAGAGTCCTGAGGACAATGGGTTGGGGGCTTATTCTCCCCTGGGCCCCTCTGCTGAATCTGAGAGCCTGGGGGATACTCCCCTTAGCCCCCTTATAAAGAGTAGCTTAAGTGAGGAGCTAAGTGAAAATCTACTGGGTTTGGGCCTTGACCCTGTGGCGTTTGCACCTGGGACTGAGCACCCAGGCAGCCGCAGTGGGGTAGCACTAGCTGCCGGGTCCACGGACAGCTGTTTCAGTGCAGGTGGAGCCACCACAGACCGTGAGACTCTAAGCACAGTTAGCAGTTACCGAAGTGAAAAAACTGATTCTACTCAGCTGGAAAGTCCTTCATTCAGCCAGCCACGGCCTGTAGATGGACAGGTGTCTGCCTCAGCACCAGCAATAGGTTCTAACATGCCGAAGCCCTCAGAGGATCCAGGAGGTGAGGGTGGCAGTGATACTGACAACCTGTCGGACAGTGTGCTACTGCGCTCCCCTTCCAAAGACTTCTCCCTCAGCCAGGGGCTAGACAGGACACTTGTTGAAGGAGAGGATCTATCCCCTGTACCCTGTGATATTGCACAGCCCCGTCCTCTCCAGAACTCGTCCCCTTCAAGTAGTGGTCGCTCAGAGGTTTGTGATTTAGACAGAAATATCTCAGCTCCACCTCTACCCCCACCTCGGCAAGCCAATTCAGTGCCCTCAGGGCTGGCCCTGGGTCTCGTGTGTTCTGAGCCTGCTTTGCCCATATCCTCGACCCCCTTTTTACTGTCTGACCTGCCTGCCCTGCAAGCCCAGCAGGTTGTGCGCCCTAAAGACTTAAAGCTGCTGCGGGCCAGCGGCAGTAGTGTGGGGCACAGGCCAGGCCGAAGGAAAGCTCCACGACGGCGAGCTGGAGCAGGAAGCAGTAGTTTTGACTGTGGCTCTTACAGGCGTCACCACAATCATAGACAACACAGAGATTACATCCCAGTGCGCAGCCGACTGGGCGCCAAGGCCTACAGTGAAAGTTTGTTTGAGGATTCCAGCGACGATGACGATGGCAGTGACATGAGTGCCGGTTCTAGTCTTGGCTCTCAGCGCCGATACAGTTcagatgatgacgacgatgatgatgatgactcaAGTTCCTCTACCTCCTGCTACTCCCCGGACCTCACTAACACTGGCATTACATCTCCACTCCCCGCCGCTGCTCAACTGCCCACTCCAAGGGAAGGGGATTTACCTGAAACTGCTGGTCCCTCACATTCTCGTGCTGCTCAGCGCTCCTCTAGCACTGCTAGTGCCAAGACTCATGCTAGAGTGCTAAGTATGGATGAAGCAGGTGGAGGCCAGAGCAACACAGCGGCTTTGCCCTCTACTCGGCTTACAATGCCCTCCACTTCCACCCCTGCACCACGCACTCTCACCATCTCCAAGTCTGACCTGGAAGCCCGCACCATCCACACTGACGGCTTCCCTGgaactcatcatcatcatcatcggctGGATTCTCTTGGAGGCTCTTGGACTGGCAACCAAATGGGCTGGAGGGCAGATGAGCTGGTTGAAGAGGGAGCTGTGGGAGGAGGTGAGCTGGTGTACCCTTATAATCACTGTCCACACTGTTTTAGTTCTACTTGTGCAGTGCCTGTTCACGTCATGGCTGTTCAGAGTGTTTGCCCATTCAGAAGAAGCCTATTGCTTGTCTATTGCCGCTTAAAGCGCCTTCGAGGGAGTGTGCCCTTTTTAAAGCGGCCAATATTGTTGactataaattatttatttaccataaTAGAATATTATCTGATAATTAATGTTATCTACAAATttgataaataatgtatttcccTTATTTTAGCAGTCTCTTGCCATACTATTAATAGCCAAAATAGGTTGACCATACACACGTGAGCTTGAAGttggtggtcattttgtgggtaCAGCTGTCATCTAGAGCTTAGAGGGGCCTTTGTTTGCATGTTGCGATAACTCCATTTCAACAGTGTAAACACTTAACAAATCATGCAGCACTAACTGAACCACTTAGAAAATGTACCTCTAATTACTTGAGGAAATATAGCTTGTTCTTTTACACTACAGCTGACTATTACAATGAATGGGTCATTAAGCCATATTCTTGGACATGGACTCAGTAGGGGGTTGCCATGCCTGGATGAATGTAGAGGAAAATAATTTGATTACTAGTTGAGCTTTATTCAGTTTAATGCATACAATTGCACAATGTCTCTTCAATGAGGCATTCAGGATACTTGTCAATGTCTGCTTTGCATAGCTACTTTGTAAATGCAAATGTTACCATTGCAAAAGTAAAAATCCAGAAATGGCCAATTGTTAGATGTTAGTTTGTACCCCGTACACTGTAATTTAAACCGTTGCATTGATGTAACTGATAACCCCTCTCAAGCCATGGCTCCAGAGGATGGCGGCAAACACGACTCAGTAAGCACTGTTAAGAGGACCCAGGCCATCCGCAGGAGACACAATGCTGGGAGCAACCCTACACCTCCCCCATCCACTATGGGCTCCCCTCCCAGGTTAGTCAATTAACTTCTGCAGTAGTCAAAGCTATTGAGAAGTTTACAGTCAGGAAGTAAGAATTAGTCATCTTAATTCAATTTAGGGGAAATAGTTTTTGGGGATTTGCCATAAAATGTATATTCTCAGCAAGTTTTGGAGTAATGAATAATAAGATATTAATTAAAACTTCCACAGAGGGGACATGCCAACCTCAGCAAGGCTGATAGAGTTTAGGCATTGCTACAAATACATGTTCAGGCAAATGTTAGACATTGTTAttcaacttgtgtttttgttcctgtAGCCTTCAGGACCTCCAGCGGGCTCGGACCTCCTCTCATTCACGGACCCGCACACTTCCCTCAGCCTTACAGTTCGCCTCCTCACTTCTACTGCCCCGCAGTGGCATCCATGAGGCCTCCACCTTCGACGACACATCAGAGGGGGCAGTGCACTATTTCTATGACGAGGGTGGTGAGTCATTAGCTTAACAGGAATAGTTAAACATTTTGgggaatgtgtttatttgttttttatgttgcaAGTTTAAAGATTGATACCACCCTCATGTCTGTTCTTTTTAAGTATAACGCTACAGCAGGAAACTACAAAAGTCAAACTATTTTTTCTCTGTGACGGTTGTTGGTGTACGTGCAATGATAAAAATGATTAATATTTTACCAGGGATAGAAGAGTAACGTTTCCATTTTCAAGGGCGGGAGTTAGAGATTGCACCAAAAACAGTCCCAAAGCACAGAAAAGTAAACAGAATTCATAGAAATATGCTCACTAACTGCACAGGTCATGCCAGATCTACCTAAAGGTTATGCCAGAtctatctaaaaaaaaaaaaaaaaatggtttaaaCTTTTTGGTTTTCTATACGCCATCAATTCCTCCTCTTATCTTTTGTAGGTTGTTTTATTATGTGTGGAGTTAATACAATTAAGTAAAGTTGAaaaagtgtgtgggggggaccGATGTGTGCAGGTTATTCCCTGTTCAAAGTATTCCTTTTCTGTCTGTTGTTAAACAGGAGTGAAAAGGTCCTACACATTTGGACCTACTGGAGGTGGTTATGAGGACCCAGTTCAGTAAGTTAtagttgttttcctttttgccaAGATTATCAGCGTTCATTTGCTATAAGAAAGTCATGACTAAAAACTTCAATTATTGCTGTAATATTTCACACTtgcagagaaagggagagacaaTCCCAGTCCTCAAGCTTCACCTCCACCGAGGTCCAGGAAGGGGCACCAGTCCTGTCCATGCTGCAGCCAAGACCTGTGGTTTTACAGGGCATGCAGGTGCGCAgggtgcctctggaaatgcctgaGGTTAGCAATGTTTGATGGTGCAAATTATTCCTCTGTAAATTAGTCAGGATTCGCTCCCTGAAAGGAAACTATCACAGGTTCtccttgttgtctcttcttctgAATTAATCACACATTTCTTCCTTCATCTTTAGTTTGATCTGGATCACGAGTCTCTACAAGAGTCCCAGGAAAACACTCTGATGATTGAGGAGAAAGCCAAACCCAAACAGTACTATCGCTTCTGGGTGGTGCCTGGAAAGTGGCTGAGAGTTCGATATGATCGACTGGCTCTTCTGGCTTTATTGGACAGGTGCGCCCAAACGTTATGGGGGAGAGCAGAGAGACGATATGCTGTTTGGGCCCTTTTTATTCTTGATTACTAAGCAACTCTTAAGCTTATTTTAATCAGTAGTTAACTTGACCAAATACTGATTATAGTATTATAATAgtattaaatattgatttttcTGCTGTTACCAGGAACCGCCGTGTGGGAGAGAACGTGTTTGCTGTGGTTCTGGCCTGTTTGGTGGCCTTCCTGGGGTTCCTACTGCTGCTCCAGGACTTTTTCAGGGACATCTGGGTTTTCCAGTTCTGCCTGGTCATTGCCAGCTGCCAGTACTCTTTACTGAAGGTACCTTATCTcatcttattatttatttgatatatatatatatatatatatatatatatatatatatatatatatatatatatatatatatatatatatatatatatatatatatatatatgtgtttttttaatgctgtgtaCAATACAATGCATGATACAACGTATCATGTGTGTGATGTCTCAACCTttcactctttctttttctttaatgcaTCTGTGAAACGTATGAAGCTTAATATCCCTGCCTCTTTATTTCAGAGTGTACAACCAGATGCAGCTTCTCCCATGCATGTGAGTCCTGGTTTCACCTTTTTACATGCGACCAACATACTTAAAGCACAAACTTAAACccttgtggtggtggtggttgttgttgttgttgtgtgtaatCGTGATGCGTCTGTTGTCTGGTATTCAACAGGGCCATAACTGGATCATTGTGTACAGTCGACCAGTCTACTTCTGCTTGTGCTGTGTGATGATCTGGATCTTTGACCTATCTGGGCGCTCTGGCAGCCTGCAACCCTTCTCACTCTATGGTGTCACCTTCTTCTCTGCACATTTCCTGCTCTGTGTCAGGGATATGCTCATTGGTtagtttttatacatttttacatttgtattgtacTTAGTGTCGAGGTCACCACACTTTGATAATGTCTATTTGATAATGGAGTGGTATTTTACCACAAGAATAGCCATGAATAGAAATAAATGTTGATTATATCACTGCTAAAACTTTCCACAAAGTGTAAAACCACAGAGACATCCCATGCATACGGCAGACAGAAAATGTTAGTTTCACAAAGTTGATAGATTAAGttcttttgtgtgtatttccACCAgcttcactttttcttttagctttttaacctttttcttctccttttgtgTCCAGTGTTTGCCTTGTGTTTCCCGGTCATTTTCCTGTTTGGGTTGCTACCTCAGGTCAACACTTTTGTGATGTGTCTGCTGGAGCAGATTGACATGCACATTTTCGGTGGAACTGGTAAGAACATGTCAACACAGACGGGATGATGtgtagaagagagagagagagaaacgttAGAGCATCTTAAGACCAGATCCGATGTCTTGAGTTTTGTTCTGatcttctctctgtgtctctttcctCAGCCACAACcagccccctctcctctctgttcagCCTCATACGCAGCGTGTTGGTGGCTGCTCTGCTGTATGGATTTTGCCTCGGTGCGATCAACGTAAGAACAGacgcatcctttttttttcttgtttctgaGTAGCAATAGATGTGGACAATCCCtaatttcatgttttattgctTCACAATAGGCACCTTGGGGGGATGCCCATGTGCCAGTACTGTTCTCTGTGTTTTGTGGCCTACTCCTGGCCTTATGCTACCACCTCAGCCGCCAAAGCAGTGACCCTACCATCCTGTGGtcagttattttgtttttcagactGTCAATTAAGGCCGAAAAGGTCTCATTAGGAGTCTTATATTAAGTCTCaaacctgtgtttgttttaatagaTTTTATTTGTACCTGAAGCATTGTCTCATGGCTTGTCTACACCGGAGCAGAGTTTTCAGTAGTTTCACGTGTATCTGCCAAAACACTCGTGACCCACACACTTAAATTGTGTCTGCTGCAAGCTGCATTCGCTACGCAGCCTGTGTAAACTTATCccttttagattttttttatttcccacagttccttttttaatgtttttacctCTCGTATCAGGTCACTGGTTAGGTCTAAATTATTCCCAGAGTTGGAGAACCGAACGCCCGAAGAACCCCCTGTGGAGATCAAGGACCCCCTTCCTGAGAAGCTGCGCAACTCTGTGGTAAAGATCACTGCTCACTACCACAgtttcacttttatttcacGTTGTCAAGTCTTTTTACAGTCATGTGCCTTCTCACTGCCCCTTTGCAGAAAGAGATTCTTCATTCAGACCTCGTCATGTGTCCCCTTATGGCTGTGATTACCTTCGCCATCAGTGCCAGCACAGTTTTCATCGCTCTTCAAGTTAGTTGGAGCAGGGTTTATGACCCTCTTATTACAACATATTTCTCAATTTACTCAAATAAATATGCACAGATTTCTCCTGCTAACTTTCCTTTTGAATTCACAGCCTGCTCTTAGCTTCGTCTTGTACATCCTGGCCGGAGTTGTAGGCTTCATTACACACTATCTCCTGCCTCAACTCCGCAAGCAGCTGCCATGGTTCTGCCTGGCTCACCCTGTGCTCCGCTCTCGAGAGTACAGTCAGTTTGAGGTCCGAGGTGAGTGTCTGATTGCTCTTATATCTACTTTCACATACTTAGAAAGAAGCATGCGGAGGTATTGTAAAAGTACAAGAAGAAAACCTACCAATACCTACAGTATATAAACAACTGGAACATAAGTGTTGGCACTGGAAAATGCTGCATGGAGTAAATGAAAAGCATGAAGATATCTAGTTGAAGTGCTCTTTAGAAAGAAACCTCACCTCAAATATCTTTAGGGGACCTTCCAAAAGTGCAACAGCCCCAAACTGTAATTATTTGTTAAACAATGAATCAgctgtatattttaaatatcacaTATAtacttctcaacaataaacaacattgATAGTGCTTAAGTGGCTGAATTATAATTGAAATACCTACAATAaagattttgtttatttaatgtaaaataaacaaaatcaagTATTTGAAATGCTAGAGATGTCAGAAATAGTACGGCCATATAAGCCAGTGTGTAAACATCTCGTTAAAACATTTTGCAGTTTAAATAATTTACTGACAGATTTATTTCACAGCCGTGCACAGGGGAACAGCTAATGTTTGGACCATGGATTTGTGTGCAAGCtcgttttgctttttgtttgccCCAGATGCTGCTCAGTTGATGTGGTTTGAGAAGCTGTACGCGTGGCTTCAGTGTGTGGAGAAATATTTCATCTATCCGGCTGTGGTGCTTAACTCCCTAACGACAGAAGCTCGAACTGTTGGCCAGAACCACAAAGATCTGGATATCTAGTAAGCCTTTCTTTATTCTCCAGACATTATACTGTTCTCCAGCTCCACTCCCTTGGAATATGAGCTGTGTGTTGGATCCGTAGCATATACAATTAATAGACACGCTGAACCACCCCCAGGTGTATTACTTCCTGCAGGTTGTGCTCAGTAGCACAAGATGCATAAAATATATTCTCTTGTtagtttccccttttttcccctcttcatCTTAGACCAGACTATACTATACAGACCAGACAGTCTGATAGTAGTCTATGTAAAGGTGAATACATGAGAGGCAtgggagaaccaggactgagcaggGCAGACTATACGATTAGAAAGTTTCTTGTAGAAGCTTTAAACTTTAGCACATTCAGGCAACCACTTAAATCTGTGTTTGTTGATCTCATATAATTCCCTACTTCCGTCTGTGTCACTgatttcctttctctgtccgtctgtttCTTGACCCCCACAGCAGCCGAGCTCTGTTCATCTCAGTAGCAGGCATGAAGTTGCTGCGTTCGTCTTTCTGTGCTCCGTCGCAGCAGTACGTCACACTTTGCTTCACCACACTCTTCTTCCAGTTTGACTATCCACACTTCTCGGAGACCTTCCTAATCGACTACTACTTCATGTCCATCCTCTTCAGCAAGGTAAGGATGAGTACACCCTGTCATCGCAGAATTTTCAGCACCGATATTATTagataataacattttattcgATTGTAGTCGCAGATTATTTTGCACGCTGGACAtcttaatgtaaaaaaatcaCATAACACCATTTCACTGTCCTCTCTGGTTGAAATACCACAAAGTGTCTGTATGGCGTTGTGAATACagttgtcagtgttttttttttaaatgtatttgtcctTTGAATCCTCAGATGTGGGACCTGCTGTACAAGCTGCGCTTTGTGTTGACTTACATTGCCCCCTGGCAGATCACCTGGGGCTCTGCCTTCCATGCCTTCGCTCAACCCTTTGCTGTTCCCCGTATCCTTCAGcttctttgatttgatttcGATTGAATTATGTTGTGTCCTgaataatacaatgtaatacaatagAGATGGCCTTAACTCATGGTACTTCAGACTCTGCTGTGCTTTTTGTTCAGGCCATCTTTTCTGCAATCTTTTCTACTCCTCTCAATCCTGTCCTTGGTAGTGCCGTGTTTGTCACTTCCTACACCAGACCTGTCAAATTCTGGGAGAGAGACTACAAGTATgtttggaagaaaacaaactgtgcAAATGTGCATTGACATTTTATTAAGTTTAAATATGAAGCGTTTGCATTCATTTCTAATGCTTGTTTGTCATGTTTGCAGCACAAAGCGTGTCGATCATTCCAACACCAGACTTGCCACCCAGTTAGACCGCAACCCAGGTATGGCATAACACTCACTattgtcatcatcatctctATTTcactcatttgtttttattctgttgcTATAGTAATTGTCTTTCCTCCAAGGTGCCGATGACAACAATCTGAACTCTATT from Cyclopterus lumpus isolate fCycLum1 chromosome 14, fCycLum1.pri, whole genome shotgun sequence encodes the following:
- the LOC117742363 gene encoding pecanex-like protein 3 isoform X1 — its product is MGSQALQILRQGVWASLTGGWYVDPHQSTFSNCFHLYLWIFLLAFPFLLYMALPPSLVVAGVYSAVVAVFFTAIKVVNYRLHTMFDLGEIVEKKHASLTAEAPKTEDGDEGSGVHDGNQHRDSHVGVEMTVFRKVNSTPPVRCSSQHSLFGLNHVSEFLPQLEDTGGTNDIKELMREQGRNNVIVTSAHREILRQRSQDTIRAPSVIHSCIAAALGGDFPGLMGVSGMSAGFGEPGVCLSIPPSPSSQEDGGEKEQLQELEELPEQLSQQSPEDNGLGAYSPLGPSAESESLGDTPLSPLIKSSLSEELSENLLGLGLDPVAFAPGTEHPGSRSGVALAAGSTDSCFSAGGATTDRETLSTVSSYRSEKTDSTQLESPSFSQPRPVDGQVSASAPAIGSNMPKPSEDPGGEGGSDTDNLSDSVLLRSPSKDFSLSQGLDRTLVEGEDLSPVPCDIAQPRPLQNSSPSSSGRSEVCDLDRNISAPPLPPPRQANSVPSGLALGLVCSEPALPISSTPFLLSDLPALQAQQVVRPKDLKLLRASGSSVGHRPGRRKAPRRRAGAGSSSFDCGSYRRHHNHRQHRDYIPVRSRLGAKAYSESLFEDSSDDDDGSDMSAGSSLGSQRRYSSDDDDDDDDDSSSSTSCYSPDLTNTGITSPLPAAAQLPTPREGDLPETAGPSHSRAAQRSSSTASAKTHARVLSMDEAGGGQSNTAALPSTRLTMPSTSTPAPRTLTISKSDLEARTIHTDGFPGTHHHHHRLDSLGGSWTGNQMGWRADELVEEGAVGGAMAPEDGGKHDSVSTVKRTQAIRRRHNAGSNPTPPPSTMGSPPSLQDLQRARTSSHSRTRTLPSALQFASSLLLPRSGIHEASTFDDTSEGAVHYFYDEGGVKRSYTFGPTGGGYEDPVQERERQSQSSSFTSTEVQEGAPVLSMLQPRPVVLQGMQVRRVPLEMPEFDLDHESLQESQENTLMIEEKAKPKQYYRFWVVPGKWLRVRYDRLALLALLDRNRRVGENVFAVVLACLVAFLGFLLLLQDFFRDIWVFQFCLVIASCQYSLLKSVQPDAASPMHGHNWIIVYSRPVYFCLCCVMIWIFDLSGRSGSLQPFSLYGVTFFSAHFLLCVRDMLIVFALCFPVIFLFGLLPQVNTFVMCLLEQIDMHIFGGTATTSPLSSLFSLIRSVLVAALLYGFCLGAINAPWGDAHVPVLFSVFCGLLLALCYHLSRQSSDPTILWSLVRSKLFPELENRTPEEPPVEIKDPLPEKLRNSVKEILHSDLVMCPLMAVITFAISASTVFIALQPALSFVLYILAGVVGFITHYLLPQLRKQLPWFCLAHPVLRSREYSQFEVRDAAQLMWFEKLYAWLQCVEKYFIYPAVVLNSLTTEARTVGQNHKDLDIYSRALFISVAGMKLLRSSFCAPSQQYVTLCFTTLFFQFDYPHFSETFLIDYYFMSILFSKMWDLLYKLRFVLTYIAPWQITWGSAFHAFAQPFAVPHSAVLFVQAIFSAIFSTPLNPVLGSAVFVTSYTRPVKFWERDYNTKRVDHSNTRLATQLDRNPGADDNNLNSIFYEHLTRSLQHSLCGDLLLGRWGNYTTGDCFILASDYLNALVHIVEIGNGLVTFQLRGLEFRGTYCQQREVEAITEGVEEDEGCCCCEPGHLPHMLSFNAAFGQRWLAWEVAATKYVLEGYSISDNNAASMLQVFDLRKILITYYVKSIIYYVSRSSKMDEWLTNETIQEALRPCLGSNYVDSDPTFNLNIDEDYDHRASGITASSFCMVYLDWIQYCNSRRQTPVTCERDSPLVNLCFGLCILGRRALGTASHSMSASLEPFLYGLHALFKGDFRITSPRDEWVFADMDLLNRVVAPGVRMSLKLHQDHFTSPDEYEDPMVLYDAITANEEKMLISHEGDPVWRSAILANMPSLLALRHIMDDGSDEYKIIMLNKRFLSFRVIKVNRECVRGLWAGQQQELVFLRNRNPERGSIQNAKQALRNMINSSCDQPIGYPIYVSPLTTSYAGGHNQLRSVWGGPVSPHNIYSWLISSWDRLQKGCGAGCNSGGNIEDSDCGGGSTSISTNPAVHTTQSTPASSLPQPHITTVQPFMGTDNPVGPTQSWPHHPQPLPLALLSQSEGRMEAGLLTTLQRTSSIQGLFGQQLSSSQLSFSSSVAPPSLPGSERFCPASFLENSGHRAGQRAGSGLHYESHFSKWSFSGRKGFNGPTAVEVEGGTVQTVRTQPTPPALLQEISLTQDPLGAAQMMDPTLLTVGDPPAPREESTELPLLAHLR
- the LOC117742363 gene encoding pecanex-like protein 3 isoform X2 produces the protein MGSQALQILRQGVWASLTGGWYVDPHQSTFSNCFHLYLWIFLLAFPFLLYMALPPSLVVAGVYSAVVAVFFTAIKVVNYRLHTMFDLGEIVEKKHASLTAEAPKTEDGDEGSGVHDGNQHRDSHVGVEMTVFRKVNSTPPVRCSSQHSLFGLNHVSEFLPQLEDTGGTNDIKELMREQGRNNVIVTSAHREILRQRSQDTIRAPSVIHSCIAAALGGDFPGLMGVSGMSAGFGEPGVCLSIPPSPSSQEDGGEKEQLQELEELPEQLSQQSPEDNGLGAYSPLGPSAESESLGDTPLSPLIKSSLSEELSENLLGLGLDPVAFAPGTEHPGSRSGVALAAGSTDSCFSAGGATTDRETLSTVSSYRSEKTDSTQLESPSFSQPRPVDGQVSASAPAIGSNMPKPSEDPGGEGGSDTDNLSDSVLLRSPSKDFSLSQGLDRTLVEGEDLSPVPCDIAQPRPLQNSSPSSSGRSEVCDLDRNISAPPLPPPRQANSVPSGLALGLVCSEPALPISSTPFLLSDLPALQAQQVVRPKDLKLLRASGSSVGHRPGRRKAPRRRAGAGSSSFDCGSYRRHHNHRQHRDYIPVRSRLGAKAYSESLFEDSSDDDDGSDMSAGSSLGSQRRYSSDDDDDDDDDSSSSTSCYSPDLTNTGITSPLPAAAQLPTPREGDLPETAGPSHSRAAQRSSSTASAKTHARVLSMDEAGGGQSNTAALPSTRLTMPSTSTPAPRTLTISKSDLEARTIHTDGFPGTHHHHHRLDSLGGSWTGNQMGWRADELVEEGAVGGAMAPEDGGKHDSVSTVKRTQAIRRRHNAGSNPTPPPSTMGSPPSLQDLQRARTSSHSRTRTLPSALQFASSLLLPRSGIHEASTFDDTSEGAVHYFYDEGGVKRSYTFGPTGGGYEDPVQERERQSQSSSFTSTEVQEGAPVLSMLQPRPVVLQGMQFDLDHESLQESQENTLMIEEKAKPKQYYRFWVVPGKWLRVRYDRLALLALLDRNRRVGENVFAVVLACLVAFLGFLLLLQDFFRDIWVFQFCLVIASCQYSLLKSVQPDAASPMHGHNWIIVYSRPVYFCLCCVMIWIFDLSGRSGSLQPFSLYGVTFFSAHFLLCVRDMLIVFALCFPVIFLFGLLPQVNTFVMCLLEQIDMHIFGGTATTSPLSSLFSLIRSVLVAALLYGFCLGAINAPWGDAHVPVLFSVFCGLLLALCYHLSRQSSDPTILWSLVRSKLFPELENRTPEEPPVEIKDPLPEKLRNSVKEILHSDLVMCPLMAVITFAISASTVFIALQPALSFVLYILAGVVGFITHYLLPQLRKQLPWFCLAHPVLRSREYSQFEVRDAAQLMWFEKLYAWLQCVEKYFIYPAVVLNSLTTEARTVGQNHKDLDIYSRALFISVAGMKLLRSSFCAPSQQYVTLCFTTLFFQFDYPHFSETFLIDYYFMSILFSKMWDLLYKLRFVLTYIAPWQITWGSAFHAFAQPFAVPHSAVLFVQAIFSAIFSTPLNPVLGSAVFVTSYTRPVKFWERDYNTKRVDHSNTRLATQLDRNPGADDNNLNSIFYEHLTRSLQHSLCGDLLLGRWGNYTTGDCFILASDYLNALVHIVEIGNGLVTFQLRGLEFRGTYCQQREVEAITEGVEEDEGCCCCEPGHLPHMLSFNAAFGQRWLAWEVAATKYVLEGYSISDNNAASMLQVFDLRKILITYYVKSIIYYVSRSSKMDEWLTNETIQEALRPCLGSNYVDSDPTFNLNIDEDYDHRASGITASSFCMVYLDWIQYCNSRRQTPVTCERDSPLVNLCFGLCILGRRALGTASHSMSASLEPFLYGLHALFKGDFRITSPRDEWVFADMDLLNRVVAPGVRMSLKLHQDHFTSPDEYEDPMVLYDAITANEEKMLISHEGDPVWRSAILANMPSLLALRHIMDDGSDEYKIIMLNKRFLSFRVIKVNRECVRGLWAGQQQELVFLRNRNPERGSIQNAKQALRNMINSSCDQPIGYPIYVSPLTTSYAGGHNQLRSVWGGPVSPHNIYSWLISSWDRLQKGCGAGCNSGGNIEDSDCGGGSTSISTNPAVHTTQSTPASSLPQPHITTVQPFMGTDNPVGPTQSWPHHPQPLPLALLSQSEGRMEAGLLTTLQRTSSIQGLFGQQLSSSQLSFSSSVAPPSLPGSERFCPASFLENSGHRAGQRAGSGLHYESHFSKWSFSGRKGFNGPTAVEVEGGTVQTVRTQPTPPALLQEISLTQDPLGAAQMMDPTLLTVGDPPAPREESTELPLLAHLR